The Sphingomonas carotinifaciens genomic sequence ATCGATCAGCGCGTGGAACTGCTCCTCGGAGCCCAGCGCCCGGCCGCCCGACACGATGATCTTGGCCGAGGTCAGCTCGGGACGCGCATTCTCCGCGATCTCCGCACCCGTGAAGCTGGACAGGCCCTTGTCACCGGTGGCGGCGACCGCCTCGATCGTGCCCGTGCCGCCCTGTGCCTCCGCCTTGTCGAAGGCGGTGCCGCGCACGGTGACGACCAGCTTCTTGTCGCTGGTCCTGACGGTGGCGATGGCGTTGCCGGCGTAGATCGGCCGGGTGAAGCTGTCCGGCCCCTCGACCGAGAGGATGTCGGAGACCTGCATCACGTCGAGAAGGGCCGCGACCCGCGGCGCGATGTTCTTGCCCGTCGTGGTGGCCGGCGCGACAAAGGCGTCGTGGTGCCCCATCAGTTCCACCACCAGCGGCGCGACATTCTCGGCCAGCGCATGCGCATAGGCCGCGTCATCGGCGACATGCACCTTGCCGACCCCGGCGAT encodes the following:
- a CDS encoding FAD-binding protein; translation: MKTLVWVEHDGGTVKDATLSAVTAAAKLGEVHLLVAGQGVDAVARAAAAIAGVGKVHVADDAAYAHALAENVAPLVVELMGHHDAFVAPATTTGKNIAPRVAALLDVMQVSDILSVEGPDSFTRPIYAGNAIATVRTSDKKLVVTVRGTAFDKAEAQGGTGTIEAVAATGDKGLSSFTGAEIAENARPELTSAKIIVSGGRALGSEEQFHALIDPLADKLGAAVGASRAAVDAGYAPNDYQVGQTGKIVAPQVYVAVGISGAIQHLAGMKDSKVIVAINKDEDAPIFQVADIGLVGDLFKLVPELTEKL